The Solenopsis invicta isolate M01_SB chromosome 3, UNIL_Sinv_3.0, whole genome shotgun sequence region tacatgtagatacacgattgtatgtacatacagtcgtgagctaaaagattgaaacacattttcttcgatggtttttaatatatatacttgctcatcgaacggcgaacgtaattggttcttacttgtggattcaaccaattatgttcgccgatcgaggagcaagtctacattctaaaaaccatccaagaaaacgtgttgcaaccttttagctcacgactgtacttgTAGGGCCCGGATATTCAAGTACGATTCCGGGATGCTCGCGAAGAATCActgcgtgttgtgtgatcgtctgGCTGGTCTATCGTGTACATACGTGTGATAATCAGCCAGCAGAGAATTGGTTACTAAGAATGCCTTTGAGTCTAAATTCTATACTTAGTCTTAAAgttagtttataatagccgttaccataagaaattgatcaatcatagtcaattattcttttataaatcaactatgattgaccaatttcttacgattacggctattataaaccaacctttatcctcaaaaaatttagaacataattcACATAGTTTTCATATTCATTACCTGTACATAtaggtaattaatatttaatatatgtaaacatgtcacatgcatcttatgcgtcgtcaataaagactataataaagacttaagcctttagccttaagaaattggccaaacacaatcatatattcttctataaatcaattattattggttaatttcttaaggttaaaggcttaagtctctattgtagataacgctttacacaattaaagatagaaaagactttacgtggatgctcttcagtaaaagtctcgtatttaaatgattaatgttttataatattacaaaaaaaaaaaacagaaaagtaactgaaaagtaactttaagttactttttcaataactgtaactgtaacgagttattttttaaagtcagtaacttgtaacggtaactagttattttttggaagacagaaactgtaactgtaactagttatttttacaaagtaactttcccaagCCTGATTATAGGTccttttaatgcaaaataatttcttactaaCTTGAGCATATGACACGGATCAAAAAACACGTAGACAGGTTTTAAAGTATTTGGGTGTTTAAAGTACGGTTTAAAATTGTTCTTatctttgtaattaaaattagcgCCTAATACTTCACATGCTCTTACATGTGTTTTATCACCATCAAAAGTAGTGCTAACTACTTCAATGTCACTTTGGCTaagttttatcaataaatcttttaaaagtattgctttttctttatctgttaaagaattaattaagtaaTGTGCAATGAGTGTTTTAAACGACCCATTAATGCAGACTAGCATAAAAACTAATGCTTTCGTAGCTATCTTaagttcattattattatcaatttcatCCAACTGTCCACCTAAATCGACGACACCTTTCCATTTGTGAGCATTTTTATCTCAATGTTTCCATTTATGGATGTTCATCTCgtcaaataaacattaaaaatcgtaacattaaaaataagctaaaacaactcgtaacattaaaaataagctttttgCCTTTCTAAAATCCTTGCTTCACCATGTTTGACACGTGTCTTATTAATTCTTCAGAAATACctggtttataattttttgaagacaACCAATTACTAAGAGATTTGACGGGAACACTTGAGATAGCTTTGTCTCACAAACTCATAAGCAGCTGGAGAGTAAAAATGTAAGGATctggcaaaattttttaattgagcaGGAAACGCAGTCGtagtttgtttttcttttattcgaaTTATCAATTCTTGTAAACGTTCAGGTAATTCctaattaagagaaaaaagtagttataaaaatttttgaatattttaagttaACCACAACcgtttcataatataaaaaaatgattaaaatttaaatttttaaaatatttcttataaaatgtaCAGTTTTTATAACTGTACcgttacttataaaataataaattaaacttaaaaataaagatattaagattatatatttgaatGGGGAAAGTTTAagttttcaaacaatttaatttattaaatctgtttaaaaaataacatttattgacTAAATGACTATTGgcaattattaaaatgactattttcaaacaaaataagccctgtgaaataaaaattggtttatCAGTCATTTCTGCATCCTATGTGAAAATAAACAATGCATATTAACATAGTTCAATGGACTGTAATATATGATGCTaatgattgtatatttaaatttctctcaTAATTACACACTTTATGGTTCAATTATAGTACaaagtacattttatataaaaacaattaaacataaaaatacaattgattgaaatataattacaatttacatttatttatgtatattaattatatttatacttatatttaactgtaattatttaattaaaattaattatagttattaatattaaataatattacaggaaaaaattatatgaatttttcCATTACATAATATATGATTGAAATGTATATTGAAACTGTACTGctacatataattacaaatttacctGTAAACATTCAGCAGCTTTAGAAAACTGTTTCTCTTTCATGATTTTGATTAGTTCTcttatattagtatttattttttcttttttagttaaCTTCATATGGATAGcagattttttagatttttcagcAGCCATAACTCTTACAAATCGCTCCCAAGCTTCATCTGAAGCAAAGTGCTCTTTTGGAAAAAACTCTGACTGACTTCCGaccataaaacaaaattttgttgggTGAATGTTGACGACAGATGATTTtctaaatatcaataatacaattaataatacagttattttataaaatattaagtttaaaatattcagcagtaaaaaaattttacaaaaattctaatGTACCTTTTAATACTATTTCTGGATCTTAAATGATTATGTGTCTCAAAGCCACTAGTATTCGTATttgttgaaaatgtattttcgaCACTTATTGTCGTATCTTGATGATTTGTTATGTCATCAAGTATTTGAGTAGGTACGTTGTTGATTGGTGAAGATAATTGACCGTTTCGATTAAAAGGGACAGCAGTTGATACTAAACGTCTCAAAATTGTATATCCATCAGTCTGATGAAATGAATCTTCATAGAAGTGGTCGCTACATATGCTGGCTGTCTTACAAACCGTTGTCACACCAATAGCTTCCAtccatttctttttcatttcaaCATTAACAGGAAATCAGTAATTCAGAATTAAATATAGTCAAAATCGAAGATGATGGAgctaatttgaataaatatcaaatatagaaCAATATTTGGCATTTTCATATGAATTTTAGGTTAAGGTATTTTGGTAATACACACTTCGAATAACAACCCTGCTTAAAAAGTCgaataagaaatgataaaaatatatagaaatttgatataaaCTTATAGGTtcagataaaattacataagatttctattaaatttttatacgtttctattatttcttatccgtttttttttgtattttttaagcagagaataaatttatcaatatttgttaaacttaCTTGTGAAAACTTCGAGATGTATCAAAcggaataaattgttttttgcaCACAACACACGTATTTGTCATTTTATTCTCTATTATGTCACAGCGCTTTGCTTATTAAATTCCTCGTTTTCTTTAGTCATGTGGCTGCGGACTTCCTCTAAGAGTGGTGTCTCCAAAAATCaaacgagagagaaagtatCAAATGATGATTTGAAGTCAgaataaatgcataaaaattatatgcaagattaataaatttatactacAACCAGCTACAACCATGTTGGAGGATAAACTTTCTTTCAATAGTCTCAATTTCCAAGTCCGAGACGGTAGTCAGGCGGCAGTCAGGTGGTGGGGATGAAAGCCATGGCTCACGCCGTTCGCGCTCGGCGTTCCGGCTAGTCTCGATTAATCGACTCGCTCAGCGAGTCTCGCTGTCGATAGGCGGGTAACCGcattttactacattaaaatatttcatatgagaaatattttcatgtaataaaatgCGGTTACTCACTCACCTATCGacacaacaaatttaatatccataacataaaataaatataggaagcaaatgtattaaacatatcaattaattaaatatattaataaagctaatatattaaataaatatcatttttaatattaaatataagtttaataagtaaacatattatgatataaaataaataaataaaataaaatagactaggtaaaaaattgtttatgcaagaacacataataatatagaaaaatacatcTTACGTATAAaaggatataaataaatgtaaaaaaaaaaaatatatatatacagggtgttcgttaatggttgtccagccttttaccatacgtagatgccgtaccgactgagcttgctaatttgctaaacgtttcctagatgacagctgcttcggttgagcgcgcgaacgcgatctcgcaggaccgaatgacacgtacaggcccctggtgaaaatttttctcatatttttttcgtataatttttccgaacatttgtataattttttatgaaacgttataaaatgtaaaaaagttaaaagtatttttttaaaagtgtgagatgagaaatctcagaatacttcagaatgtacgtgtatgaaaagttctaacaataagagatgtagactttctaagtattatttctacgtatttctgaaaaatgttcctattcgtataaaaattatgagaaaaattgtaaccaggaatgttaaattctataaacgagaaattttataaaaaattattagaatagtttttaccggggaaagctgtgcatactttgttatattacatttgttactaagattactatttctatttattaatcaaa contains the following coding sequences:
- the LOC120357178 gene encoding uncharacterized protein LOC120357178, producing the protein MTNTCVVCKKQFIPFDTSRSFHKFPVNVEMKKKWMEAIGVTTVCKTASICSDHFYEDSFHQTDGYTILRRLVSTAVPFNRNGQLSSPINNVPTQILDDITNHQDTTISVENTFSTNTNTSGFETHNHLRSRNSIKRKSSVVNIHPTKFCFMVGSQSEFFPKEHFASDEAWERFVRVMAAEKSKKSAIHMKLTKKEKINTNIRELIKIMKEKQFSKAAECLQVNL